A single Cannabis sativa cultivar Pink pepper isolate KNU-18-1 chromosome 7, ASM2916894v1, whole genome shotgun sequence DNA region contains:
- the LOC133029011 gene encoding uncharacterized protein LOC133029011 translates to MFIIRKIEHTHTCSLEITSGDHPQATSNLVGKVIKNKFVNPKRDYTPTEIVDDMADDYSVSISYQKAWRAREKAIVDARRCPQESYSEIPSILYMMQISNPGTITDLVTDEDNKFKYLYFAVGASIKGWQHCTPIIVTDGTFLTNQH, encoded by the exons ATGTTTATCATAAGAAAAATAGAGCATACTCATACATGTTCATTGGAAATCACTTCTGGAGACCATCCTCAAGCTACAAGCAACCTGGTTGGAAAGGTTATAAAAAACAAGTTTGTAAACCCAAAAAGAGATTACACTCCAACAGAAATTGTGGATGACATGGCAGATGATTACAGTGTCTCTATATCTTACCAAAAAGCATGGAGAGCTAGAGAAAAGGCAATTGTGGATGCTCGTCGCTGCCCACAAGAATCATACAGTGAGATACCATCAATTTTATACATGATGCAAATATCAAACCCAG GAACAATCACAGACCTAGTAACAGATgaagataacaaattcaaataTCTATACTTTGCAGTAGGTGCTTCAATAAAAGGTTGGCAACACTGTACACCAATAATAGTCACAGATGGAACCTTTTTGACAAACCAACATTGA
- the LOC115717785 gene encoding uncharacterized protein LOC115717785, with translation MKFKKGGDELKIAFNSASKAYNIEDFEKSMQDLDNIDVRIRDYLVNEIGVEKWTRLYGMNRRYKTMTSNIAESVNAALKAVRDLPIATLLECLHSLVQRWYWENKNRAQKTTTTLAKIPEKTLKKQRDMSLKYKVETANLLVYQVHDNNNRSHIVNLENKTCSCQRFEYDEMPCSHAMAVLSKRNLSCYKYCSYYYTKEAFMATYEDSILPLGEATSWNIPDLIRNIVVLPPKHKRAAGRPKKQRYKNGLEAKAQVVCGQCRQRGHNKRSCKNDPVLKPPRKRKRS, from the exons atgaaattcaaaaaaggAGGTGATGAGCTCAAGATTGCATTTAATAGTGCATCTAAAGCTTACAACATAGAAGATTTTGAAAAGAGCATGCAAGACTTGGACAATATAGATGTAAGAATAAGAGATTACTTGGTGAATGAAATTGGTGTCGAAAAGTGGACAAGACTATATGGCATGAACAGGAGATACAAAACAATGACATCAAATATTGCCGAATCAGTCAATGCAGCCTTGAAAGCAGTAAGAGACCTACCCATCGCAACTCTACTAGAATGCCTACATTCATTGGTGCAAAGATGGTATTGGGAAAACAAGAATAGAGCCCAAAAAACTACAACAACACTGGCAAAAATACCTGAAAAAACATTAAAGAAACAAAGAGATATGAGTTTAAAGTACAAG GTTGAAACAGCAAACCTTCTGGTATACCAAGTACACGACAACAACAACAGATCTCACATAGTAAACTTGGAGAATAAAACATGCAGCTGCCAACGATTTGAATATGATGAAATGCCTTGCTCTCATGCAATGGCTGTACTAAGCAAAAGGAACCTGTCTTGCTACAAATATTGCTCATACTACTACACGAAAGAAGCTTTTATGGCAACATATGAAGACAGTATACTCCCATTAGGTGAGGCAACATCATGGAATATACCAGATTTAATAAGAAATATTGTAGTCCTCCCACCTAAACATAAGAGAGCTGCCGGAAGACCAAAGAAACAACGATACAAAAATGGACTTGAAGCAAAAGCACAAGTGGTATGCGGTCAATGTCGCCAAAGAGGACACAACAAAAGATCATGTAAAAATGACCCAGTACTAAAACcaccaagaaaaagaaaaagatcataa
- the LOC115696681 gene encoding uncharacterized protein LOC115696681, with protein sequence MEVVNDHLVSYEDSLKKGKSIKLEEETPTVGNRERKPSSVYNSPYTTEFGSGSIGKPKGGRPGSCAFGFGFFNVIDDVQAKSFDQWFKIGFNDKNKVKKFKECHRKLKVPLDFVVCQIDDKMWFYDLLTVGKNLSCSHIDVCFYYLRKKLKYDQSVKISGNTTDCFFASQIFDLYNEFVASGENVDLIKKDSKAPAYIAGFYMLCNKPWAELDFVLMPVNVIVLAHWILCILDIKMRCLKVLNSMRFGRYKNNSESFVRAFAVIIPILLSHVNFYEGRKDIDRSSKHWQGKKDTDAFDIVVVDNLPQQEDR encoded by the exons ATGGAGGTTGTTAATGATCATTTGGTTTCCTATGAAGACAGTTTGAAAaag GGAAAGTCTATAAAATTGGAGGAAGAAACTCCTACAGTTGGAAATAGAGAGAGGAAACCTAGTTCTGTGTACAACAGTCCGTATACCACAGAATTTGGTTCAGGTAGTATTGGTAAACCAAAAGGTGGACGTCCTGGATCATGTGCTTTTGGATTTGGCTTTTTCAATGTGATTGATGATGTGCAAGCTAAATCTTTTGATCAGTGGTTTAAGATTGGGTTTAATGATAAAAACAAAGTGAAGAAGTTTAAAGAATGTCATAGGAAGCTTAAGGTTCCATTGGATTTTGTGGTTTGTCAAATTGATGATAAGATGTGGTTCTATGATTTGCTTACTGTTGGGAAGAACTTGTCATGCTCG CATATTGATGTTTGTTTCTACTATTTGAGAAAGAAGTTAAAGTATGACCAGTCTGTGAAAATTTCTGGTAATACTACTGATTGCTTCTTTGCTTCTCAAATTTTTGATTTATATAATGAGTTTGTTGCAAGTGGTGAAAATGTTGATTTGATTAAGAAGGATTCTAAGGCACCTGCATACATAGCGGGTTTTTATATGTTATGCAATAAACCCTGGGCTGAGCTTGATTTCGTACTAATGCCTGTTAACGTGATTGTTCTTGCTCATTGGATATTGTGTATTCTTGACATTAAGATGAGATGCTTAAAAGTGTTAAATTctatgaggtttgggaggtacAAGAACAACTCAGAGAGTTTTGTTCGTGCATTTGCTGTAATAATTCCTATCTTACTGTCACATGTTAATTTCTATGAGGGGAGAAAAGATATTGACAGGAGTAGTAAGCACTGGCAAGGTAAAAAAGATACTGATGCGTTTGATATTGTCGTGGTTGATAATTTGCCACAACAAGAGGATAGGTAA